The following nucleotide sequence is from Achromobacter spanius.
ATGACGATTCCCCAGGCGTTGAGAGCTGCGTCATTGTGCGGCGGCCGCCCGAAGAATCCGTTTGTCTTAATAATATGGATGTTTGGAAAAACCTAACGCTTGTCGTCCTTTCTTGCATCGGCCTGTTTTCCCAGCGCATAGCCGACCGCCGCTGCGCCCAGCGCCACGGCCGCGCCCAACAGCGCAATCAACGCCGCGCCGTGGCCCAGCATGTCCACCCCTGCCTTGACCCAACCGCTGGCGGCGTCGCCGCCGCGGTAGACCACAGTGTCGATGACGCTCTTGGTCTTGTATTTGTCTTCGGGCGGAACCGCCGTAAACAGCATTTCGCGCCCGGGTCTGATGAAGGCGTATTCGCCGGCCCGGCGCAGGACCATTGCCGCGGCCAACACGCCAAAGACAGGGAACGCGGCCAACGCCAGGAATGACAGCCCCACGGCCAGGGGCACCGCGGTCAACAGAAAGCGCAGCCCCAGGCGCGCGGCCACGCGGCCAGTGATAAAAACTTGCGACAGCAGCGCCAGCGTCTGCACGGTGAAGTCCAGCGCGCTGAATACGCGGATGCGCTGCGTGGTGTCGGGGAACGAGTCAGCCACCAGCCGCGCCTGCTCCATGTACAGAAAGGTGTTGAGGGTAGCCAGCAGCACCACCAGCAACGAAATGCCAAGCAGATAGCGAGACCGGAAAATACGCGAAATGCCGGCCAGCACGGCACCTTCAATGGGCTGCTTGATGTCCTGCTGGCTGACGTCCGTACGCGTGGCGGCGCGCCATCGCAACAGCCATTGCTTCAGCGGCAACGTCGCCGCGAGCAGCAGCGCCGACAACAGCAGCAGGCCCGCAGGACCCAGCACGCCCGCCAGCAACGCGCCCAGCAGTGGACCGCACAGCCCGCCCGCGCTGGCGCCGGCGGCAATCAAGGCGAACAGGCGCTTGGCCGACTCCATGCGGAACACATCGGCCATCAGGCTCCAGGCGATGGAAACCACGAACAGATTGAAGACCGACAGCCATACATAGAACGCGCGCGCCGTCCAGACGCTGCCCGGTTGCAGATGCAGCAGCATGGCAAAGCCCGCCATGGTCAGGGCAAACAGGCCGTAGACCCAGGTCAGCAGCGTCGAACGCGGCACGCGCGAGGACAAGACGCCAAACACCGGCACCACCGCCAGGGTGGCGAAGAAGGTGGCGGTGAAGAGCCATTGCAGTTGGTTCACACCCGCCTGGATCCCCATGGTTTCGCGGATGGGCCGCAGCATGAAATAGCCGCAAAACAGGAAGAAAAAGAAGGCGAAGCCGCAGGCTGCTGGCGCTATTTCCTCTTCATGAATACCCAAGGCGCGCGCAATGCGGCCACGCAGGAGGCCAAGGCCGGCAGCGGCCATGGCTTATGCCAGCAGGGCGGCGATGCGGTAGCGCATGGCCGCGTCGGGTTGCGGCCCGAACCCGGCCAGTGCGTTGTCCGCCATGTTCTTGGGTTTGGAGGTGGCGGGAATGACGGCGGTGACCGCCGGGTGCCCGATGATGAATTTCAGGAAAATCTGCGCCCAGGAGGTGCAGCCGATGTCGGCAGCCAAACCGGGCAGGGCACGACCCCTGACCTGGCGAAACAGGGCGCCGTCCTGGAAGGGGCGGTTGATCAGCACTGCGACACCGTTGGCCTGGCAAGCCGGCAGCAGGCGCTTTTCAGCGTTGCGCGCGCCCACTGATAGATTGATCTGAAGAAAGTCGGGCTTTTCGCGTTCGACCAGTTCGGTCAGTTCGTCGTGGGCATGGTCCAGGTAGTGAGTGATGCCGACGTAACGGATGACGCCTTGCTGCTTCAGGTCGCGCAGCAAGCCCAGTTGATTGCGGGTGTCGATCAGGTTGTGGATCTGGATAAGGTCGAGTTTGTCGCGGCCCAGGTACTTTTGTGATGCGCGAATTTGCTCCATGGCGGCGTCGTGACCACGCGCGCCGATCTTGGTCGCCAGGAAGTACCGGCTGCCTTCGTCGCCCTGGCGCGCCAGCAGCGCTCCCACAACCGCCTCGGCCTGGCCGTAGCTGGGCGCGGTGTCGATCAGCGTGCCGCCCGCTTTGGCGAAGGTGTCCAGCACCTGCGCCAAGGGCTGCATGGCTGCTGCGTCATCGGGCGAGGTGTTGAAGGTATCGGCAGTGCCCAGGCCGATGACGGGTATCTGTTCCTTCGTAGACGGAATGGAGCGCTTCAGCATGGTTTGCTTGGCGTTCAGGGCCTGGACGGCGCCCGCGGGTCCCAGCAAGGTGGCGCAGGCGGCGGTTTGGAGGAAGCGGCGGCGATCGTGCATGGGAGCGCTCCAAAGAAAAAGGCCTACATGCGAATGTAGGCCTTCAGTACTGAACTTGCGGGGCGCGATTACTCGCGGTTACCGCCGAAGATGCCCAGCAGCATCAACAGGTTCGAGAAGACGTTGTAGACGTCCAGGTAAATGGCCAGTGTGGCGGACACGTAGTTGGTTTCACCCCCATTGACCACGCGCTGCAGGTCAACCAGCATGAACGCCGAGAACACCAGGATGGCCATGACCGAGATGGTCAGCATCAGTGCGGGCATTTGCAGGAAGATGTTGGCCAGCGCTGCAACCAGGATCACGACCGCGCCGATGAACAGGAATTTCTGCATCCCGGACAGGTCGCGCTTGATGGTGGTGGCCAGTGTGGCCATCGTGCCGAACACGATCGCCGTGCCGCCGAATGCCGTCATGACAAGCTGCGAACCGTTGCTGAAGCCCATCACGAAGCCAAGCAGGCGCGACAGCATGATGCCCATGAAGAACGTGAAGGCCAGCAGCAGCACCACGCCCATCGAGTTGTTCTTGTTTTTCTCGATGGCGAACATCATGCCGAAGGCACCCACCAGGAACACGATCGCGGAAAGGCCGGGGCTGGCGCCCATGACACGGTTGATTCCCGTGTAGAGGCCGACCGCCGCGCCCAGCACCGTGGGAATCAGCGAAAGGGCCAAGAGCCAATACGTATTGCGCAGCACCTGATTGCGCGCGACCTCGCCCGGCGCGCCAGCGACCGAGCCGGAACGGTTAAAAGGGGACGGACGATATTCGTTCATGGAGAACTCCTGTATGCGCCAAAAATAATTGCCTAGTAGGCTTAGAGGGGAAGGATACCTTACAGTTCCCTGAAGAATCCAGTTTTTGGAAGATTTAGACCCGCGGCCAGACTCCCTGTTTACCCAGGGCGGACCTCGTTCAATACCCGGGAAACGATACCCGGTAATTCGGCATCCATGCGCGTTTGGATCTGTTCAACGGCATCGGCCAGCGCGCGGCGCATCAATTGTTCGACCTCGGCTTGCAGTCGGGCGCTCAATACCGTTGCATCTGGCTGCGCCACGGTGGTTTGCGCGGCGGCGGCATGAACCGCTGCCGGGGCCTCGTCCACGTCCCAGTCCTGGCCATGGCCATCGGCGATGTCCGTCAGCAAAGGAAACGCATCGTCGGCGTCGGCGGCGGGGGCGTCGTCAGCCAATTCGGTCAGCACGGGGGGAACGCGGCCTTCAGTCTCAAGGGGCGGGCGCGGCGCGTAGAGCGTCGGTTCGGCCCGCTGGGTCAGTGTGGGGATGCCGGTGTCGTTGGAGCGAGAGGGCATGAGGGCTCCCAAGTATCAAAAACCCGCGACGGGGACGATGCCCGCCGGGATGGATTGGGCTGGTCAGCCGCCGGTGGCTTGGCGGCTGAGGTCGTGGCTTAGCGGCGTGTGGCCCGCATTCTGATAGACGCGCCAGCGCTGTCGGGCGGCTTGCTTGTCGTCCGGGTCATCGGACACGATTTCAAGCAGGCGCTCGAAGGTGTCGAAGCCGGGCGGGCAATCGTTGTCCAGATTCAGCAGCCACGGCGGGGCGGCGTCCGCGCCCGCCGCGGCCTGGGCCGCCTGCTGCGGGTCTCCCGCCGTCAACACCACCGGCGTTTCGGGTGCCAGCGGGTCGTTGGCCAGCACGTGCGGCACGAACGAGGTGTCGTCAAAGGCCCACAGCATGCGGTCGAACGCGGCCAGCCGCGAACCGTCTTTACAGTACACCACCAGCCGCTGCCCTGCCAAAAAGCGCTTGCGCACCACCTGGCAGGCCATGCGCAAGCGGTCGGGCGCGCCGAAGGCGAAGTCGATCCGCGTCATGCCCGGTTCCGTTGCAAGCGCTTCAAACCTGGTCCAGCAGATATTGCATCAGCAGGGGCACGGGGCGGCCGGTGGCGCCCTTGTCCTTGCCGCCGCGCCAAGCGGTGCCGGCGATGTCCAGGTGGGCCCACGGGTAGGCCTTGGCGAAGCGCGACAGGAAGCACGCCGCGGTCACCGCGCCGGCCGGGGGGCCGCCGATGTTGGCCAGGTCGGCGAAGTTGGACTTCAGTTGTTCCTGGTAGGCGTCGTCCATCGGCATGCGCCACGCGGTGTCCAGCGACTTGCGGCCAGCCGTGGCCAAGGCCTCGGCCAGCGCGTCGTCTTTCGAGAACAAGCCGCTGTTGACGTGGCCCAGGGCCACAACGCAAGCGCCGGTCAGCGTGGCGATGTCGATCACGGCCGACGGCTTGAAGCGTTCGGCGTAGGTCAGGGCGTCGCACAGGACCAGGCGGCCTTCGGCGTCGGTGTTCAGGATTT
It contains:
- a CDS encoding Bax inhibitor-1/YccA family protein; this encodes MNEYRPSPFNRSGSVAGAPGEVARNQVLRNTYWLLALSLIPTVLGAAVGLYTGINRVMGASPGLSAIVFLVGAFGMMFAIEKNKNNSMGVVLLLAFTFFMGIMLSRLLGFVMGFSNGSQLVMTAFGGTAIVFGTMATLATTIKRDLSGMQKFLFIGAVVILVAALANIFLQMPALMLTISVMAILVFSAFMLVDLQRVVNGGETNYVSATLAIYLDVYNVFSNLLMLLGIFGGNRE
- a CDS encoding NTP/NDP exchange transporter produces the protein MAAAGLGLLRGRIARALGIHEEEIAPAACGFAFFFFLFCGYFMLRPIRETMGIQAGVNQLQWLFTATFFATLAVVPVFGVLSSRVPRSTLLTWVYGLFALTMAGFAMLLHLQPGSVWTARAFYVWLSVFNLFVVSIAWSLMADVFRMESAKRLFALIAAGASAGGLCGPLLGALLAGVLGPAGLLLLSALLLAATLPLKQWLLRWRAATRTDVSQQDIKQPIEGAVLAGISRIFRSRYLLGISLLVVLLATLNTFLYMEQARLVADSFPDTTQRIRVFSALDFTVQTLALLSQVFITGRVAARLGLRFLLTAVPLAVGLSFLALAAFPVFGVLAAAMVLRRAGEYAFIRPGREMLFTAVPPEDKYKTKSVIDTVVYRGGDAASGWVKAGVDMLGHGAALIALLGAAVALGAAAVGYALGKQADARKDDKR
- a CDS encoding DNA polymerase III subunit chi encodes the protein MTRIDFAFGAPDRLRMACQVVRKRFLAGQRLVVYCKDGSRLAAFDRMLWAFDDTSFVPHVLANDPLAPETPVVLTAGDPQQAAQAAAGADAAPPWLLNLDNDCPPGFDTFERLLEIVSDDPDDKQAARQRWRVYQNAGHTPLSHDLSRQATGG
- a CDS encoding aldo/keto reductase, which translates into the protein MHDRRRFLQTAACATLLGPAGAVQALNAKQTMLKRSIPSTKEQIPVIGLGTADTFNTSPDDAAAMQPLAQVLDTFAKAGGTLIDTAPSYGQAEAVVGALLARQGDEGSRYFLATKIGARGHDAAMEQIRASQKYLGRDKLDLIQIHNLIDTRNQLGLLRDLKQQGVIRYVGITHYLDHAHDELTELVEREKPDFLQINLSVGARNAEKRLLPACQANGVAVLINRPFQDGALFRQVRGRALPGLAADIGCTSWAQIFLKFIIGHPAVTAVIPATSKPKNMADNALAGFGPQPDAAMRYRIAALLA